A genomic window from Sporosarcina sp. Marseille-Q4063 includes:
- a CDS encoding immunity protein YezG family protein yields MNKFEDRFSELQADMIAICMEYVEDKADKVYVYGSCEEGMISSSFFYLINNRYLESHKVNDALENGDERYDVSTERQLMVLRIINDDIEKIAELCKECDRDMPTELKLIYEVKSGRFHAEYKYDLVHTNEDIKTASDFADEWFEEIKGI; encoded by the coding sequence ATGAATAAATTTGAAGATAGATTTAGTGAATTGCAGGCAGATATGATAGCCATTTGTATGGAATATGTTGAAGATAAGGCCGATAAAGTATATGTGTATGGATCATGTGAAGAAGGCATGATATCGAGCAGTTTCTTTTATTTAATTAATAATAGATATTTAGAGTCTCATAAGGTGAATGATGCATTGGAGAATGGAGACGAACGATATGATGTGTCTACAGAACGGCAGTTAATGGTATTAAGAATCATCAATGATGATATCGAAAAAATCGCAGAATTATGCAAGGAGTGCGATAGAGATATGCCTACAGAGTTGAAATTAATATATGAAGTTAAGAGCGGCAGGTTCCATGCTGAATACAAGTATGACTTAGTACACACAAATGAGGATATAAAAACGGCGAGTGATTTTGCCGATGAGTGGTTTGAAGAGATAAAAGGTATTTAA
- a CDS encoding SMI1/KNR4 family protein, translating into MARIFGSHDNLSLKQLEKFESENDVKLTELYKEFFLKWNGRKVKPSVFMISDEQGPSVLSVFYGIGDMYDNLTDFIDIMDERLPAGFIPIADDPSGNVICLGTKGPYYERIYFWDHELEPVDFDDMSNMYFLANDIDEFIKSLYEDNAE; encoded by the coding sequence ATGGCGAGAATTTTTGGTTCACATGATAATCTTTCGTTAAAACAACTAGAAAAGTTTGAAAGTGAAAATGATGTTAAGTTAACGGAATTGTATAAGGAATTTTTTCTGAAATGGAACGGTAGAAAAGTAAAACCTAGTGTATTTATGATATCTGATGAACAAGGACCAAGCGTATTAAGTGTTTTTTATGGAATTGGTGATATGTATGATAATTTAACGGATTTTATAGATATCATGGATGAGAGGTTACCCGCAGGTTTTATTCCAATTGCAGATGACCCGTCGGGAAACGTTATATGCTTGGGAACAAAGGGTCCTTATTACGAAAGGATTTATTTTTGGGATCATGAACTAGAACCAGTGGATTTTGATGATATGAGCAATATGTACTTTTTAGCAAATGATATTGATGAATTCATAAAGAGTTTATACGAAGACAATGCTGAATAA
- a CDS encoding DUF4274 domain-containing protein, producing the protein MDKKAIRILEELLYQAEKDDVIRELSTIDNPLILHFFAANYNWNNGFDIPNALLENEKCDLGTGLLLFHDADGYRMLETPEEVLASSLEEWKDFLCNLYNRLKNAEFTSRSISYNPELTKIQKFKLKKGNPKTPDILMDQSPGEAVDIPKI; encoded by the coding sequence ATGGATAAGAAAGCTATTCGTATTCTTGAAGAGTTGCTTTATCAAGCAGAAAAAGACGATGTAATCAGGGAATTAAGTACTATTGATAATCCTTTAATACTCCATTTTTTTGCAGCAAATTATAATTGGAATAATGGCTTTGATATACCAAACGCGCTTCTTGAAAATGAGAAATGTGATTTAGGAACTGGATTATTACTGTTTCATGATGCAGATGGATATCGAATGTTAGAAACACCAGAGGAAGTTTTAGCTTCTTCATTAGAAGAATGGAAGGATTTTTTATGCAACCTTTATAATAGACTTAAAAATGCAGAATTTACATCACGAAGTATTTCATACAATCCCGAATTAACGAAAATTCAAAAATTCAAGTTGAAAAAAGGTAACCCGAAAACTCCAGACATTCTAATGGATCAATCCCCGGGCGAAGCAGTGGATATCCCTAAAATATAG
- a CDS encoding SMI1/KNR4 family protein: MTIINSDNEKVSIANIKTFEKKYNVNLPEEYIVFLLEHNGGDVDPNVFSISDEHGESALNILYGLDAVSEFDDLSNVFDSLDGELPQGLLSIGDDSGGNQICIGVSGKYVNKVYIWMHDVEEDGHMTNVFFLSDNFNEFLDSLYEVE, encoded by the coding sequence ATGACAATAATAAACAGCGATAATGAGAAGGTGTCCATCGCGAATATAAAAACATTTGAAAAAAAGTATAATGTGAATTTACCAGAAGAATATATAGTTTTTCTGCTTGAACATAATGGCGGGGATGTAGATCCGAATGTTTTCAGCATTTCTGATGAACATGGGGAAAGTGCATTAAATATTTTATATGGACTTGATGCGGTCTCTGAGTTTGATGATTTATCAAATGTGTTTGATTCTCTAGATGGTGAGTTGCCACAAGGATTGCTATCGATTGGTGATGACTCAGGGGGAAATCAGATTTGCATTGGAGTATCCGGAAAATATGTTAATAAAGTCTATATATGGATGCATGATGTTGAGGAAGATGGGCATATGACTAATGTATTTTTTCTGTCCGATAACTTTAATGAGTTTCTTGATAGCTTGTATGAAGTTGAGTAA
- a CDS encoding T7SS effector LXG polymorphic toxin — MKVLDVASLKEGIHATLQEIEKVQSQLSSVQRSVRDIIALDQYLKGQTGEAIRSFYKQIHEPFLIFIHQSLTDYAEKLQDIEQAIKSYEPDENGLIRQEFLDYHVKRGLDRTEDIANDLVGQANSEIASISDLVSLPRLDMSELSFVVHKGRQQTRQIVDQLHELDHTQIKNLAEVKGKLDVMKQYTSEMTRTFNQGGQELNSFGLPSIFYLPTLPTILKSINGEQPVAAEEVKEDNFFVKGLKATGNSIKGAGIGLFDVVKDTAVGLYDTVTDPIGTVESLYHSVTHPVETYKYIEKAIVDSYERDMINGDAESRSRWVAYALGTTVTAVVGTKGAGTITKAGVATTKSAVQKSVTTAQNVVQSPRLAQLLPYGPHMQVSTPGGLPFNVINGPVKRDQLISMAKVSETKGTGYGNELKLEAYTKVVLETKPMNSPIPEKWVKKGGKISIADNGTWTYINKAGDSVSYPNGYPDFSAYVHPIIKPVIIKVARPKNPQADFKAANEAAGLNKNSIPPVPKLNQPPKGYTWHHHEDGKTMMLVRKDIHRDFRHIGGQSIVNGKK; from the coding sequence GTGAAAGTTTTAGATGTTGCAAGTTTGAAAGAAGGTATTCATGCAACGCTTCAAGAAATAGAAAAGGTACAAAGCCAATTATCTAGCGTCCAGAGAAGTGTTCGAGATATTATCGCGTTAGACCAATATTTAAAAGGACAAACGGGTGAAGCCATTCGTTCATTTTACAAACAAATTCACGAACCTTTTCTTATTTTCATTCACCAATCATTAACCGACTACGCTGAGAAACTACAAGATATTGAACAAGCAATCAAGTCATATGAGCCAGATGAAAATGGGCTGATTCGCCAGGAATTTCTTGATTATCATGTCAAGCGGGGATTGGACCGTACGGAAGACATAGCTAATGACTTGGTCGGCCAGGCGAACAGTGAAATTGCCAGCATATCTGATTTAGTGTCACTACCGCGTCTGGATATGAGCGAACTGAGTTTTGTTGTTCACAAAGGCAGGCAACAGACAAGACAAATTGTTGATCAGCTGCATGAGCTGGATCACACGCAAATAAAAAACTTGGCTGAAGTAAAAGGAAAATTAGATGTGATGAAGCAATATACAAGTGAAATGACACGCACGTTTAATCAAGGCGGTCAGGAACTGAACTCATTTGGCCTTCCGTCTATATTCTACTTGCCGACTCTACCTACTATCTTGAAAAGCATTAACGGGGAGCAGCCTGTAGCTGCTGAAGAGGTAAAAGAAGATAATTTCTTCGTGAAAGGTTTAAAAGCTACGGGGAATTCTATAAAAGGAGCCGGCATAGGTCTTTTCGATGTAGTAAAAGATACTGCTGTCGGACTTTATGATACCGTAACAGATCCAATAGGAACTGTAGAATCGTTATATCATTCCGTTACCCATCCTGTCGAGACTTATAAGTATATTGAAAAAGCGATAGTCGATTCGTATGAACGAGATATGATTAATGGCGATGCAGAAAGCCGTTCGCGTTGGGTTGCCTATGCGCTTGGTACAACTGTAACAGCTGTTGTGGGGACAAAAGGTGCTGGAACGATTACTAAGGCGGGTGTGGCAACGACTAAATCGGCTGTGCAGAAAAGTGTAACAACAGCACAGAATGTAGTGCAATCCCCGCGATTGGCGCAGCTACTTCCTTATGGGCCACATATGCAAGTATCGACACCAGGGGGATTGCCCTTTAATGTAATAAATGGACCGGTTAAAAGAGATCAATTGATTTCGATGGCGAAGGTGAGTGAAACTAAGGGTACAGGTTATGGTAATGAATTAAAATTGGAAGCTTACACTAAAGTAGTATTAGAGACTAAACCGATGAATTCTCCAATACCTGAAAAGTGGGTTAAAAAGGGTGGAAAGATCTCTATTGCTGATAATGGTACTTGGACTTATATTAACAAGGCTGGAGATTCAGTAAGTTATCCAAATGGATATCCTGACTTCTCGGCATATGTGCATCCAATAATTAAACCAGTAATAATAAAAGTTGCAAGACCGAAAAATCCGCAAGCTGACTTTAAAGCTGCTAATGAGGCTGCTGGTTTAAATAAAAATTCAATTCCACCAGTTCCTAAACTAAACCAACCGCCAAAAGGATATACTTGGCATCATCATGAGGACGGGAAGACAATGATGTTAGTTAGAAAAGATATACATCGTGATTTTAGACATATTGGTGGTCAATCGATTGTTAATGGTAAAAAATAA
- a CDS encoding YwqI/YxiC family protein, with translation MTSEIKITPIPIDQAISSLKESVHSVQASFPSEIKGDNQLGFLKEVNEINRTYSLLLNEYQALLTQHLNETESSIEKIKETDQSLANYSIFKEG, from the coding sequence GTGACAAGTGAAATAAAAATCACGCCCATTCCGATTGATCAGGCGATTTCTTCATTAAAAGAATCGGTTCACTCAGTTCAAGCTTCTTTTCCATCCGAAATAAAAGGTGATAATCAACTGGGATTTCTCAAAGAAGTGAATGAAATAAACCGCACATATTCATTATTACTTAACGAATATCAAGCTCTATTAACTCAACACTTGAATGAAACAGAGAGCTCTATTGAAAAGATAAAAGAAACGGATCAATCTCTAGCAAACTATTCGATATTTAAGGAGGGGTGA
- a CDS encoding DUF5082 family protein, with protein sequence MEAGSLLSKRIGNVQLSIDSITRQMNQNQADSERLKSTLSKLISYQMAFDQYKKRCLEPELSPDMWRGALSKDFDRFRQNEVQNRFYSLSNDQLDVIIVQLRQAITSASLSINDLQGSLHTHRVRLDTLIELRRKESTRT encoded by the coding sequence TTGGAAGCAGGCTCATTACTTTCAAAACGAATTGGAAACGTTCAACTATCTATCGATTCAATTACTCGTCAAATGAATCAAAACCAAGCCGATTCAGAGCGATTGAAATCAACGCTATCAAAGTTAATCAGCTATCAAATGGCATTTGATCAATATAAAAAACGTTGCTTAGAACCTGAATTATCACCGGATATGTGGCGAGGCGCATTATCAAAAGACTTTGACCGTTTCAGACAAAATGAAGTGCAAAATCGATTTTATTCACTTTCTAACGATCAATTAGATGTCATTATTGTTCAATTAAGACAGGCGATTACATCTGCCAGTCTATCTATTAATGATTTGCAAGGAAGCCTGCACACGCACCGAGTAAGACTGGATACGTTGATTGAGTTAAGGAGAAAGGAGTCGACAAGAACGTGA
- the acsA gene encoding acetate--CoA ligase: MANEEVIYPYEGNYNITADLPVREDFSWKTIESNFSWFDTGKVNMAYECVDRHVADGYGDKVALQYYGEDEEYALTYRELKEKSDLWATVLKKQGVKKGDFVFVFLPKHPDCHIAMLAAIKLGAVVGPLFEAFMEDAVKERIADCEGTYLIASPELIQRVPREELPSLKTVWITAEPEQCKDDEISLYAEARAVEAKEDIIEWVVLEDGLNIHYTSGSTGRPKGIIHAHRAMIQQYITGKWVLDLKEDDVYWCTAHPGWVTGTVYGVFAPLLNRATTVIHGGRFNADEWYAVLEKSGVTVWYSAPTAFRMLMAEGDDKLLDYDLTNIRHILSVGEPLNPEVIRWGIKTLSNRIHDTWWMTETGAQLIVNLPSEKIIPGSMGKPFPGIEAAILDDDGEALPSGVVGHLALKANWPAIMREVWKDPAKYSTYFPFESWYVSGDLATIDDDGYIFFQGRSDDMINSSGERIGPFEVESKLIEHPAVAEVGVIGKPDAVRGEIVKAFVVLRNGYVASDALLQELRQFVRGGLAAHAAPREIEFLEELPKTPISGKILRRELKARELQKVGV, from the coding sequence ATGGCAAACGAAGAAGTAATCTACCCATACGAGGGAAATTATAATATAACGGCTGATCTGCCTGTAAGAGAAGATTTCTCGTGGAAAACAATTGAGTCAAATTTCAGCTGGTTTGACACCGGAAAAGTGAATATGGCTTATGAATGCGTGGATCGCCATGTTGCAGATGGGTACGGAGACAAAGTCGCACTTCAATATTACGGTGAAGACGAAGAGTATGCATTAACGTATCGTGAATTGAAAGAGAAGTCGGATCTGTGGGCAACCGTTTTGAAAAAGCAAGGGGTTAAAAAAGGCGATTTTGTGTTTGTCTTTTTACCGAAGCATCCTGATTGCCATATCGCAATGCTGGCCGCAATTAAACTAGGCGCTGTCGTTGGCCCCCTTTTTGAAGCCTTTATGGAAGATGCGGTAAAAGAACGGATTGCTGATTGTGAAGGGACTTACTTAATCGCTTCGCCGGAATTAATACAGCGTGTGCCGCGCGAAGAATTACCATCATTAAAAACAGTTTGGATTACAGCGGAACCTGAACAATGCAAAGACGATGAGATTTCTTTATATGCAGAAGCGCGAGCGGTCGAAGCTAAAGAAGACATCATCGAATGGGTAGTTTTAGAAGATGGGCTTAATATTCACTATACAAGCGGTTCGACAGGTCGCCCGAAAGGCATCATCCACGCACATCGCGCAATGATCCAACAATACATTACAGGCAAATGGGTATTAGATTTAAAAGAAGACGATGTCTATTGGTGCACAGCCCACCCTGGTTGGGTGACGGGAACGGTATATGGCGTCTTCGCTCCCCTTCTAAACCGGGCGACGACTGTCATTCACGGCGGGCGATTCAACGCGGATGAATGGTACGCCGTTTTAGAAAAATCAGGTGTCACAGTTTGGTATAGCGCGCCCACCGCATTCAGAATGTTGATGGCAGAAGGAGATGATAAGTTACTAGATTATGATTTAACGAACATTCGCCACATTTTAAGCGTAGGCGAACCGTTAAATCCAGAAGTGATCCGTTGGGGAATTAAAACATTGTCCAATCGAATCCATGATACTTGGTGGATGACAGAGACAGGCGCGCAACTCATTGTTAACTTGCCATCGGAGAAAATAATCCCGGGATCGATGGGAAAACCTTTTCCCGGCATTGAAGCGGCAATCTTGGATGATGACGGTGAGGCGCTTCCATCTGGTGTTGTAGGACATTTAGCGCTGAAAGCAAATTGGCCCGCCATCATGCGCGAAGTATGGAAAGACCCTGCCAAATATTCGACGTATTTCCCATTTGAGAGCTGGTATGTGTCGGGTGATTTGGCTACGATTGACGACGATGGCTACATCTTCTTCCAAGGCAGGAGCGACGATATGATAAATTCTTCAGGGGAACGAATTGGTCCATTTGAAGTGGAAAGTAAACTGATCGAGCATCCAGCTGTCGCGGAAGTCGGCGTCATCGGAAAACCGGACGCGGTAAGAGGAGAAATCGTGAAAGCATTTGTTGTCCTGAGAAATGGCTACGTGGCAAGTGATGCACTCCTGCAAGAACTTCGTCAATTCGTTCGCGGCGGACTCGCAGCACATGCGGCGCCAAGAGAAATCGAATTTCTTGAAGAATTGCCTAAAACACCGATCAGCGGAAAGATTCTTCGTCGCGAATTAAAAGCGAGAGAACTGCAAAAAGTCGGGGTTTAA
- a CDS encoding carboxymuconolactone decarboxylase family protein, which produces MTKEVLVASKEALYQKSYFNRIGELSELAPDAFKAFVQFDKQALAAGKLSVKLKELIAIAVAHTTGCPYCIEVHVIAGKSENVKKEELAEAILVATALKAGSALAHGVNALNAFDEIDEEELYKASYFNRLKEFSALNGDAFKAFVDFDGQSLKEGVLTVKEKELIAVAVAHTTGCPYCIDIHTKAAKKAGVTKEELAESILVATALKAGSALAHSVNALNAYDS; this is translated from the coding sequence ATGACTAAAGAAGTATTAGTGGCTAGTAAAGAAGCGTTGTATCAAAAATCGTATTTTAACCGTATTGGAGAATTAAGTGAACTGGCGCCAGATGCTTTCAAAGCATTTGTTCAGTTTGACAAGCAGGCACTAGCGGCAGGAAAGCTATCGGTAAAGCTGAAAGAATTAATCGCCATCGCTGTTGCGCATACAACGGGTTGTCCTTATTGTATTGAAGTTCACGTGATAGCAGGAAAATCAGAAAATGTGAAAAAAGAAGAGTTGGCTGAAGCCATCCTAGTCGCCACTGCACTAAAAGCTGGATCTGCACTTGCACACGGCGTGAACGCATTGAATGCATTCGATGAAATCGATGAAGAGGAATTATATAAAGCATCTTATTTTAATAGATTAAAAGAATTTTCAGCACTCAATGGAGATGCATTCAAAGCGTTTGTCGATTTTGACGGACAATCATTGAAAGAAGGCGTGTTAACTGTGAAGGAGAAGGAATTAATCGCAGTTGCTGTCGCGCATACCACGGGATGCCCTTATTGTATTGACATTCATACGAAAGCTGCAAAGAAGGCCGGGGTTACTAAAGAAGAGCTGGCGGAATCCATTTTGGTTGCCACTGCATTAAAAGCGGGATCAGCTTTGGCACATAGTGTGAATGCGTTGAATGCGTATGATTCTTGA
- a CDS encoding MFS transporter — protein sequence MTVIIHANTTLELSAVSTGLILSFAGIGNIIGVLIMRYLEGVSWVPLLSILLIISASGVLLICLTSSIMMACIGMMIFDGALSMAFIVQAAVHQGITPDNALSRVRSSTYVIGGLFAMLGSFLSGAIPQFYSTNMSLVVGFAILAVPSIIILRYKKRKCRHEKNGSYPIKVKRWVNDDIY from the coding sequence TTGACAGTTATTATTCATGCCAATACTACATTAGAATTGTCAGCCGTTTCAACTGGATTAATATTATCGTTTGCAGGAATTGGTAATATTATTGGGGTACTCATTATGAGGTATCTGGAAGGTGTCAGTTGGGTTCCATTATTAAGTATCCTCTTAATTATTTCTGCAAGTGGGGTTCTACTAATCTGCTTAACCAGCAGCATAATGATGGCATGTATCGGAATGATGATTTTTGATGGAGCCCTATCCATGGCCTTTATTGTACAAGCAGCCGTTCATCAAGGGATAACACCAGATAATGCACTCTCGCGAGTAAGAAGTTCGACATATGTAATTGGTGGGCTTTTTGCAATGCTAGGATCATTTTTATCAGGAGCCATTCCTCAATTCTATTCTACAAATATGTCTCTTGTAGTTGGATTTGCAATCTTAGCAGTTCCTTCAATTATCATCCTAAGGTATAAAAAAAGAAAGTGTAGACATGAAAAAAATGGTTCCTATCCAATTAAAGTGAAAAGGTGGGTAAACGATGATATTTATTGA
- a CDS encoding DUF2268 domain-containing protein, with translation MKQIIKLLIILLSVIFTLACSNDTIQIKGGIDQVSVQSTYNFSYNGQEIEIIYFFEEMLNYTKLKSENPTLDNEDTFTKAVLMPFQDKSSIDYYNLEDFLKPTNKLNQLEENTNELLENAKKISRWIEEAIVESIEILPGGDTTFYVFPIIPDDWFAIMNMKGVSGASFFGNKVILMLDPSFEEEMLKYAVAHEYNHTVHMSHNGTQGISTILDRIITEGKADNFAKTLYPAMTVPWTVQLSENEETAILEKLNKIHDSTNYEDYDDFLYDNSTIAIPMWADYKIGYKITESFINKNPNTPIPEWTKMDAKELVKKSDYSNLLE, from the coding sequence ATGAAACAAATAATTAAGTTGTTAATTATTCTGCTATCGGTAATTTTCACCCTTGCTTGCTCTAATGACACGATACAAATAAAAGGAGGAATTGATCAAGTTTCTGTTCAAAGCACATACAATTTTTCATATAACGGACAAGAAATTGAAATTATTTACTTTTTTGAAGAAATGCTTAACTACACAAAGTTAAAGAGCGAAAACCCTACACTTGATAATGAGGATACATTTACAAAAGCTGTACTAATGCCATTCCAGGATAAATCCTCTATAGACTATTATAATTTAGAAGACTTTTTGAAACCAACTAACAAATTAAATCAATTAGAAGAAAATACAAATGAATTACTTGAAAATGCAAAAAAAATTAGTCGTTGGATAGAAGAGGCAATAGTGGAATCAATTGAAATATTACCGGGCGGAGATACAACGTTTTATGTATTTCCAATTATCCCAGACGATTGGTTTGCCATTATGAATATGAAAGGAGTCAGTGGGGCTAGCTTTTTTGGTAATAAAGTTATTCTTATGCTGGATCCATCTTTTGAAGAAGAAATGTTAAAGTATGCGGTGGCCCACGAATATAATCATACCGTTCATATGTCACATAACGGAACCCAAGGTATTTCAACAATATTAGATAGAATAATTACTGAAGGCAAAGCGGACAATTTTGCCAAGACTTTATATCCCGCAATGACCGTTCCCTGGACAGTTCAATTATCAGAAAATGAAGAGACTGCGATCTTAGAAAAATTAAATAAAATCCATGATTCAACAAATTACGAGGATTACGATGACTTTTTATATGATAATTCAACCATAGCAATCCCCATGTGGGCAGATTACAAAATAGGTTATAAAATTACTGAAAGTTTCATTAACAAAAATCCTAATACTCCAATACCAGAGTGGACAAAAATGGATGCAAAGGAATTGGTAAAGAAAAGTGATTATAGTAATTTATTGGAATGA